The Halopelagius inordinatus genome contains a region encoding:
- a CDS encoding cupredoxin domain-containing protein: MSPTVQRREFLTALGAGIAGLAGCVGNLPGTSGGVDRTIYVGAYHWGFIIVDESGEEQDRISLQRNDVLRVVSFNTLASQAVQSLPASIRDALPDHEALEERNEERIPAPADGDFHELLEEANEQYPDHSLAIMPSGQVHMGGGMMMHPVALPQNATRSIVRQLGATQRGDYTLSCLTYCGYGHPYMEIDGGIVIT; the protein is encoded by the coding sequence ATGTCCCCGACAGTACAGCGACGTGAGTTTCTCACTGCGCTCGGAGCCGGCATCGCAGGTCTAGCGGGCTGCGTCGGCAATCTCCCGGGAACCAGCGGCGGGGTCGATCGAACGATCTACGTCGGCGCGTATCACTGGGGGTTCATCATCGTCGACGAATCCGGCGAGGAACAGGACCGTATCAGCCTGCAACGGAACGATGTTCTCCGTGTCGTTTCGTTCAACACGCTCGCGAGTCAGGCCGTCCAATCCCTCCCAGCGTCGATTCGAGACGCCCTTCCCGACCACGAGGCCCTCGAAGAACGAAACGAGGAACGCATCCCGGCCCCGGCCGACGGCGACTTCCACGAGCTACTCGAAGAAGCGAACGAGCAGTACCCAGATCATAGCCTCGCGATCATGCCCTCCGGACAGGTTCACATGGGCGGTGGAATGATGATGCACCCGGTTGCACTTCCGCAAAATGCCACCAGATCCATCGTTCGACAGTTAGGGGCGACGCAACGGGGCGATTACACGCTGAGTTGCCTGACCTACTGTGGCTATGGACACCCGTACATGGAAATCGACGGTGGCATCGTCATCACATAG
- a CDS encoding SHOCT domain-containing protein — translation MSTERTSDGLLRIVLIVLAVIVLFPMLMMVFAAPMMGMMGWWWGGGTAGGLSPLWGIGMMLVWLVVLVGIGYLLYRGLVGGVGSSLTTDRALEELRVAYARGDLSDEEFEERRAKLTREESQ, via the coding sequence ATGTCGACAGAGCGCACGTCCGACGGCCTGCTCCGCATCGTCCTAATCGTCCTCGCAGTGATCGTCCTGTTTCCGATGTTAATGATGGTTTTCGCCGCTCCAATGATGGGGATGATGGGCTGGTGGTGGGGCGGCGGCACGGCCGGCGGTCTCTCGCCACTGTGGGGCATCGGGATGATGCTCGTTTGGCTCGTCGTCCTGGTCGGCATCGGCTACCTCCTCTATCGCGGCCTCGTCGGTGGGGTCGGGTCGTCGCTAACCACTGATAGGGCACTCGAAGAGCTCCGAGTGGCGTACGCACGCGGCGATCTCTCCGACGAGGAGTTCGAGGAACGGCGTGCGAAACTCACCCGCGAGGAGTCGCAGTAG
- a CDS encoding plastocyanin/azurin family copper-binding protein, with translation MTDYSRRQFLGALGAGTVASAGLTQPVAAQETPVVRMGNNYFDPIGLHVDPGTTVRFEIAAGAHSATAYENRIPADASTFDSGTISSGAFEYTFEEPGTYDYYCIPHKSVGMVGRIVVDSPGGPAEASPIPDGDVPESDAIVEQGAIAYGSSTGGGWNSDGGMMGPGMGSGPGMMNGRNGGWGGGLPIVGGAVGMLGLVGGLLYWALGRNDAPPETGDSAMETLQRRYARGEIDEAEFQRRRERLETGGDDASL, from the coding sequence ATGACAGACTACAGTAGACGCCAGTTCCTAGGAGCACTCGGTGCCGGCACAGTCGCAAGTGCGGGACTCACCCAGCCAGTCGCCGCACAGGAGACGCCCGTCGTCAGGATGGGCAACAATTACTTCGACCCGATCGGCCTTCACGTCGACCCAGGCACGACCGTTCGCTTCGAGATAGCAGCCGGAGCCCACTCGGCGACGGCCTACGAGAACCGGATTCCGGCCGACGCCAGCACATTCGACAGTGGAACCATCTCGTCGGGAGCCTTCGAGTACACGTTTGAGGAACCGGGCACGTACGACTACTACTGCATCCCGCACAAGTCAGTCGGGATGGTTGGTCGTATTGTCGTTGACAGCCCTGGTGGGCCAGCCGAAGCGAGTCCAATTCCGGACGGTGACGTGCCAGAGAGTGACGCGATCGTCGAACAGGGCGCGATAGCGTATGGGTCCAGCACCGGAGGTGGTTGGAACTCCGATGGCGGAATGATGGGTCCCGGGATGGGGTCTGGCCCGGGAATGATGAACGGCCGAAACGGCGGCTGGGGTGGCGGGCTGCCGATCGTCGGCGGGGCAGTTGGAATGCTCGGCCTAGTTGGCGGATTGCTCTACTGGGCACTGGGTCGAAATGACGCCCCTCCCGAGACTGGCGATTCTGCGATGGAAACACTCCAACGCCGATACGCACGGGGCGAAATCGACGAAGCGGAGTTCCAACGGCGCCGTGAACGGTTGGAGACTGGGGGAGACGACGCATCTCTGTAA
- a CDS encoding thioredoxin family protein, producing the protein MTEVILFTQETCGACATQREKNEGIEDAYPGVEFREVDIQTDLETAEEYGVRKTPTTLVYANGERTDEFIGIVDRDQLEAAIERADQQVTGLTQRLASIIRG; encoded by the coding sequence ATGACGGAAGTAATCCTGTTCACACAGGAGACGTGTGGGGCGTGCGCAACGCAACGAGAGAAAAACGAAGGCATCGAAGATGCGTATCCGGGTGTCGAATTTCGCGAGGTCGACATCCAGACCGATCTGGAGACGGCCGAGGAGTACGGCGTTCGAAAGACACCAACGACGCTCGTGTATGCGAACGGGGAGCGGACTGACGAGTTCATCGGCATCGTCGACCGGGACCAACTGGAGGCGGCTATCGAACGTGCAGACCAGCAAGTGACCGGACTCACACAACGGCTCGCTAGCATCATCCGCGGATAA
- a CDS encoding SHOCT domain-containing protein yields the protein MSSSNQLDTTTIVLLILGAIILLPLLTMGMGFGGMMGYGGMMGQYGGTGGWWPLVGMLVPLIFLLILLGGGYLVFQRMNEAQTSRNPAMEELRTAYARGDLTDEEFEARRERLERSE from the coding sequence ATGTCTTCATCGAACCAGCTCGACACCACGACCATCGTGCTCCTGATCCTCGGAGCTATCATCTTGCTCCCGTTGCTCACGATGGGGATGGGATTCGGCGGGATGATGGGGTACGGTGGGATGATGGGTCAGTATGGCGGTACTGGTGGGTGGTGGCCGCTCGTCGGGATGCTCGTCCCGCTCATCTTCCTCCTTATTCTCCTCGGCGGTGGCTACCTCGTCTTCCAGCGTATGAACGAAGCGCAGACGTCTCGAAATCCCGCGATGGAGGAACTCCGCACGGCATACGCTCGTGGTGACCTCACTGACGAAGAGTTCGAAGCCCGCCGCGAGAGACTCGAACGGTCGGAGTAA
- a CDS encoding DUF302 domain-containing protein: MEYTIQTSVTGEFDDVVDTTIAALEDEGFGVLCDIDIQATLKEKLGEEFRQYRILGACNPPLAYEGLTEEIELGALLPCNVIVYETDDGEVMVSAVDPQQLVGIADNDALDSIATEVNERFERVLSAVTDELGSKSEA; this comes from the coding sequence ATGGAATACACAATACAGACTTCAGTCACCGGTGAGTTCGACGACGTCGTCGACACGACGATTGCTGCGCTCGAAGACGAAGGATTCGGGGTCCTCTGTGACATCGATATCCAGGCGACGCTCAAGGAGAAACTCGGCGAAGAGTTCCGTCAGTACCGCATTCTCGGTGCATGCAATCCCCCGCTGGCATACGAGGGACTGACCGAAGAAATCGAACTCGGCGCACTCCTCCCGTGTAACGTCATCGTCTACGAAACCGACGACGGCGAGGTCATGGTGAGTGCCGTCGATCCGCAACAGCTGGTCGGCATCGCAGACAACGACGCGCTTGATTCAATCGCGACCGAGGTCAACGAGCGTTTTGAGCGTGTTCTCTCTGCAGTCACCGACGAGCTAGGCTCCAAGTCGGAGGCCTGA
- a CDS encoding SHOCT domain-containing protein has translation MTQLTTHIGRTARRLAILAVPLLVATTGTAAAHGSGSYGGGMMGGGWGLFGGAMGLWGLLWMGLLIAVPLYLVYALLNRGSDGNDAQSLSVLRERYARGELSDDEFDRRRKQLERTG, from the coding sequence ATGACGCAACTCACCACTCACATCGGACGCACTGCTCGGCGACTCGCGATCCTCGCCGTCCCGCTGCTGGTCGCGACGACTGGAACGGCTGCCGCCCACGGTAGTGGGAGCTACGGCGGGGGCATGATGGGCGGCGGCTGGGGCCTCTTCGGCGGAGCGATGGGGCTCTGGGGACTCCTCTGGATGGGGCTCCTCATCGCCGTCCCACTCTACCTCGTCTATGCGCTCCTCAACCGAGGATCCGACGGGAACGATGCGCAGTCGCTGTCGGTTCTCCGTGAGCGCTACGCCCGCGGTGAGCTCTCGGACGATGAATTCGATCGACGGCGAAAACAGCTCGAACGTACCGGATGA
- a CDS encoding multicopper oxidase family protein: MPHREQRSLSRRRLLQLTGTTTLGALAGCAGQLPGTDDGGGREVSPRPTVTAEPDTSVSLTAASGTIRPTPDTSTTNWMYEGQFPGPELRVQEGDVLSVELTNDLQEETTIHWHGVPVPNPVDGVPNVTQDPIASGNTFTYTFRAEPAGTYFYHSHVGLQLDRGLLGPLIVEEREPHVEYDREYVVVVDDYLPGEPKLPSDGGRGGGMGGRGGMMGDVRPPYEGLLINGRLPENPQTFDVTEGERVRFRFVNASSATVFGVRIAGHEMTVTHTDGRPVEPVDADSFVFGAGERYDVVVEATNPGRWFVQADALDGNEPPARAAVEYESTGGSGTPQTPSSSSNRLQYGDLRALSSLDGVSDDPDRTFDLTLSRGRGEYVWTIDGQTYPDADPLNIRPGEHVRIRMTNQSPVVHPMHLHGHFFQVGNAVKDTVIVPGHRGQVTIDFHADNPGRWLFHCHNLYHLDAGMARVVRYVE; this comes from the coding sequence GTGCCGCATAGAGAACAACGGTCGCTCTCGCGCCGCAGGCTCCTCCAACTGACTGGGACAACCACCCTGGGAGCGCTCGCGGGTTGTGCCGGTCAGCTACCGGGCACCGACGATGGTGGGGGTCGTGAGGTGTCGCCCCGCCCGACAGTGACGGCCGAGCCAGATACATCCGTCAGCCTCACCGCGGCGTCCGGGACGATTCGACCAACCCCCGATACATCGACGACCAACTGGATGTACGAGGGGCAATTCCCTGGACCGGAGCTACGCGTTCAGGAGGGCGACGTGCTCAGCGTCGAACTGACCAACGACCTCCAGGAGGAGACGACGATTCACTGGCACGGGGTCCCGGTTCCGAATCCGGTCGATGGCGTGCCAAATGTGACTCAGGACCCGATCGCTTCCGGCAACACGTTCACCTACACGTTCCGCGCCGAACCCGCCGGGACGTACTTCTATCACAGCCACGTCGGACTCCAACTCGACCGGGGATTGCTGGGGCCACTGATCGTCGAAGAACGTGAGCCACATGTCGAGTACGATCGCGAGTACGTCGTGGTCGTCGATGATTACCTCCCCGGAGAGCCGAAGCTTCCTTCGGACGGAGGCAGGGGTGGCGGAATGGGTGGGAGAGGCGGGATGATGGGCGATGTTCGGCCACCGTACGAGGGGCTCCTGATCAATGGTCGACTGCCCGAGAACCCCCAGACATTCGACGTCACTGAGGGAGAGCGGGTTCGCTTCCGGTTCGTGAATGCTTCCAGTGCGACGGTCTTTGGGGTGCGGATCGCCGGTCACGAGATGACGGTGACCCACACCGATGGCCGACCCGTCGAACCCGTCGACGCAGACTCTTTCGTCTTCGGAGCCGGCGAGCGGTACGACGTCGTGGTCGAAGCGACGAATCCGGGAAGATGGTTCGTTCAGGCGGACGCACTTGACGGGAACGAACCACCAGCTAGAGCCGCCGTCGAGTACGAATCCACAGGTGGTTCGGGCACCCCCCAGACCCCATCGTCCTCGAGTAACCGATTGCAGTACGGCGACCTTCGAGCACTCTCCTCGCTCGACGGTGTGAGCGACGATCCCGACCGGACGTTCGACTTGACGCTGTCTCGCGGCAGGGGTGAGTACGTGTGGACGATTGACGGACAGACCTATCCGGATGCCGATCCACTAAATATTCGACCCGGGGAACACGTCCGGATTCGGATGACCAATCAGAGCCCGGTCGTTCACCCGATGCACCTTCACGGCCACTTCTTTCAGGTCGGTAACGCAGTCAAAGACACCGTCATCGTCCCCGGACATAGAGGGCAGGTGACGATCGACTTCCACGCGGACAATCCCGGCCGGTGGTTATTCCACTGCCACAACCTCTACCATCTCGATGCAGGAATGGCGCGTGTCGTGAGATACGTCGAGTGA
- a CDS encoding MBL fold metallo-hydrolase, whose product MVKNITAEQLADRIDAGDQFTLIDVRPEDSFEAWHVRDAENVPYDPDQGLSEDQLNEVNALVDGRPVVAICGKGLTSTPFGFELDEHGYEDVSVVTGGMEEWSKLYEAVPIETASDDLVVRQVQRRAKGCLGYIVGSKEAEEAIVVDATRQTNQFKVAAQDAGLSISRVLDTHVHADHISGSPALADEIGVPYHLGDAASERSVEYEYEALSDGDIVEVGDVEIEALHTPGHTSEMMNYLVDGELLLTGDTLFVDSVGRTELQFGEDDASRGAELLYDSLHETILDLPDDTMILPGHLTVTSDGRYEHGSPGESLKARLGDLRKELSFLGLDRDAFVERLTEDAPEKPPNYERVIAINTGKETVDDEGEATELELGPNNCAA is encoded by the coding sequence ATGGTCAAGAACATTACCGCGGAACAACTCGCGGACAGGATAGACGCCGGCGACCAGTTCACGCTCATCGACGTGCGCCCGGAAGATAGTTTCGAGGCCTGGCACGTGCGTGATGCGGAGAACGTTCCGTACGACCCCGACCAGGGGTTGAGCGAGGACCAACTGAACGAGGTGAACGCACTGGTCGACGGCCGGCCGGTCGTCGCTATCTGTGGGAAGGGTCTGACGTCAACGCCGTTCGGGTTCGAGCTCGACGAACACGGCTACGAGGACGTCTCGGTCGTCACCGGTGGAATGGAAGAGTGGAGCAAACTCTACGAGGCCGTCCCCATCGAGACAGCCAGCGACGACCTCGTCGTTCGGCAGGTCCAGCGCCGTGCGAAGGGTTGTCTCGGCTATATCGTCGGATCGAAGGAGGCAGAAGAGGCCATCGTGGTCGACGCGACCAGACAGACCAACCAGTTCAAAGTCGCCGCCCAGGACGCCGGGCTCTCCATTTCGCGGGTGCTCGATACGCACGTCCACGCCGACCACATCTCAGGCAGTCCGGCACTCGCCGACGAGATCGGTGTGCCCTACCACCTCGGTGACGCAGCCAGCGAGCGCAGTGTCGAGTACGAGTACGAGGCGCTGTCGGACGGCGACATCGTCGAGGTCGGCGACGTCGAGATCGAGGCGCTGCACACGCCCGGGCACACCTCGGAGATGATGAATTACCTCGTCGACGGCGAACTCCTGTTGACGGGCGATACGCTGTTCGTCGACTCCGTCGGGCGGACGGAACTTCAGTTCGGTGAGGACGATGCCTCGCGTGGGGCCGAACTGCTATACGACTCGCTCCACGAGACGATTCTCGACCTCCCGGACGACACGATGATTCTGCCGGGCCACCTCACCGTCACGAGCGACGGCCGCTACGAACACGGCTCGCCAGGCGAATCCCTCAAGGCCCGTCTCGGGGATCTCCGCAAAGAACTCAGCTTCCTCGGGCTCGACCGCGACGCGTTCGTCGAGCGATTAACCGAGGATGCCCCGGAGAAGCCCCCGAACTACGAGCGGGTCATCGCCATCAACACCGGCAAAGAGACCGTCGACGACGAGGGCGAGGCGACAGAACTCGAACTGGGTCCGAACAACTGTGCCGCATAG
- a CDS encoding 5'-nucleotidase C-terminal domain-containing protein: MNQDETSVGEWQSLDGDPARDSTGDPDVVFAHVSDLHGQLTPRHQVYYDNPTSKPNFEFRDDDRVIKRSGGVPLLAAKLDELREDDEVCTLMSGDTFHGSAVTTYTDGRAMLEPINEHVAPDVYVPGNWDYSNEAVEDGNFVELMDDLDAPVLANNLYDWETDKRLYDAYSILEVGGLSVGVVGMTNVYVDRMAPSFWEGKYRFGKHPALLEESAQAARDDGADVVVAVTEIGLPWMVQAAKDCASVDVMFSAHTHEYTYEPIVVEETETVVVESGMGEALGRVDLRIRNGEIQFRHHLYCLTEDGEYTPDPDADAQETVESVRAPFFEGNSEFERGAGTLERPLDTIVGQTETPLYRQSFLESAWNTLFNDALQAHFDTDLAVSHGFRYGTAIPPGDITLGELYTFFPMATPVARGVAYGQQLTSHMEEFLEDNFTPYPYDQEDGRVRNFSSNVEVTVDPTAKRGRRLVEMRIDGELVDPEETYSVATFRRPGDPERDLGNCGFPFQDVEVDDGTIPVDVIVEYLEEHSPVDYEVMGLVETADDGGRAQNTPADGPYPFIQPGVDYRDGEAYCETSMIPRGNAFPEEGRNRTR; encoded by the coding sequence ATGAACCAGGACGAGACATCCGTCGGCGAGTGGCAATCCCTAGACGGTGACCCTGCGCGTGACAGCACAGGCGACCCAGACGTCGTCTTCGCGCACGTCAGCGACCTCCACGGACAGCTCACGCCACGCCACCAGGTCTACTACGACAACCCAACGTCGAAACCGAACTTCGAGTTCAGAGACGACGACCGCGTCATCAAGCGCAGTGGCGGGGTTCCCCTGCTCGCGGCCAAACTGGACGAACTCCGCGAGGACGACGAGGTCTGTACCCTGATGAGTGGTGATACATTCCACGGCTCCGCCGTAACCACCTACACCGACGGGCGGGCAATGCTCGAGCCCATCAACGAGCACGTCGCGCCCGACGTCTATGTCCCCGGGAACTGGGATTACTCGAACGAGGCCGTCGAGGACGGCAACTTCGTGGAACTCATGGATGACCTTGACGCCCCGGTCCTCGCGAACAACCTCTACGACTGGGAGACTGACAAGCGGCTGTACGACGCGTACAGCATCCTCGAGGTCGGTGGACTCTCTGTAGGCGTCGTCGGCATGACGAACGTCTACGTCGACCGGATGGCTCCTTCGTTCTGGGAAGGGAAGTACCGCTTCGGGAAGCATCCCGCGCTCCTCGAAGAGTCCGCACAGGCCGCCCGCGATGACGGCGCGGATGTCGTAGTCGCAGTCACCGAAATCGGCCTGCCGTGGATGGTCCAGGCTGCGAAAGACTGTGCGAGCGTGGACGTGATGTTCAGCGCGCACACCCACGAGTATACGTACGAACCAATCGTCGTCGAGGAGACCGAAACCGTGGTCGTCGAGTCCGGCATGGGCGAAGCGCTCGGCCGTGTCGACCTCCGAATTCGAAACGGGGAGATACAGTTCAGACACCACCTCTACTGCCTCACCGAGGACGGCGAGTACACGCCGGACCCGGACGCCGATGCACAGGAAACCGTCGAGTCGGTGCGTGCACCATTCTTCGAAGGAAATTCAGAATTCGAGCGTGGAGCCGGCACGCTCGAACGCCCCCTGGACACGATCGTCGGACAAACGGAGACGCCGCTCTACCGGCAGTCGTTCCTCGAAAGCGCCTGGAACACGCTGTTCAATGACGCACTGCAGGCACACTTCGACACCGACCTCGCCGTCTCACACGGGTTCCGTTACGGGACCGCTATCCCGCCCGGCGACATCACGCTCGGCGAACTGTACACGTTCTTCCCGATGGCGACGCCCGTTGCCCGCGGCGTCGCGTACGGCCAGCAACTCACGAGCCACATGGAGGAGTTCCTCGAGGACAACTTCACGCCGTACCCCTACGACCAGGAGGACGGCCGCGTCCGAAATTTCTCCTCGAATGTCGAGGTGACCGTCGACCCGACCGCCAAGCGCGGCCGTCGCCTCGTCGAGATGCGTATCGACGGCGAGCTGGTCGACCCGGAGGAAACGTACTCGGTGGCGACGTTCCGCCGTCCTGGCGACCCAGAACGTGACCTCGGCAACTGCGGGTTCCCGTTCCAGGACGTCGAGGTCGACGACGGGACGATACCTGTCGACGTCATCGTCGAGTACCTCGAAGAGCACTCACCAGTCGACTACGAGGTGATGGGGCTGGTCGAGACTGCAGACGACGGCGGTCGGGCACAGAACACGCCCGCCGACGGGCCGTATCCGTTCATCCAACCGGGCGTCGACTACCGGGACGGAGAGGCCTACTGCGAGACGTCCATGATTCCCCGTGGGAACGCTTTCCCTGAAGAAGGGCGTAATCGAACGCGCTAG
- a CDS encoding sulfite exporter TauE/SafE family protein encodes MTANWVTTGLSAVVILVASVVHGIAGFGFAQVSMGLMPLFRSPSSASIIFTATAVVSNARVWWSVRDAFDWRKWIVPVGGLVVGMPLGIYVFSQFNKAQMRVAIGAVLVLAVIIVGATQQLDVVTDWIEARDYRPGKIVGATAGLLAGIFGGAVAVPGPPMIVYGAFMSASGFWSGEEMKATFTAFFGTLMLYRLGSLTYTGAVTTPLMIEAAIAVPMVFLGAWVGVYIFDHIPERIFQWVVLALLTVNAFVLLFTAVPEL; translated from the coding sequence ATGACAGCTAATTGGGTAACGACGGGGTTGTCTGCGGTCGTCATCCTCGTTGCGTCCGTTGTTCACGGGATCGCCGGGTTCGGCTTCGCGCAGGTGTCGATGGGTCTGATGCCGCTGTTCCGGTCGCCTTCGAGTGCCTCGATCATTTTCACCGCGACGGCAGTCGTGAGTAACGCCCGCGTTTGGTGGAGCGTCCGGGACGCGTTCGACTGGCGCAAGTGGATCGTTCCAGTCGGCGGACTCGTCGTCGGGATGCCGCTTGGCATCTACGTGTTCAGCCAGTTCAACAAGGCACAGATGCGCGTCGCTATCGGGGCGGTTCTCGTGCTCGCGGTCATCATCGTCGGGGCGACCCAGCAACTCGACGTCGTCACTGACTGGATCGAAGCACGGGACTACCGACCGGGGAAGATCGTCGGCGCGACGGCCGGTCTCCTCGCGGGGATTTTCGGCGGTGCCGTCGCCGTCCCCGGCCCGCCGATGATCGTTTACGGCGCGTTCATGTCCGCCAGCGGATTCTGGAGCGGTGAAGAGATGAAGGCGACGTTCACCGCCTTCTTCGGCACGCTCATGCTGTATCGTCTAGGGAGCCTCACGTACACGGGGGCCGTGACGACGCCGCTGATGATTGAGGCCGCAATAGCCGTTCCGATGGTGTTCCTCGGTGCGTGGGTCGGCGTCTACATCTTCGACCACATACCCGAGCGTATCTTCCAGTGGGTCGTGCTGGCGCTTCTGACTGTGAACGCGTTTGTCCTCCTGTTTACAGCAGTTCCGGAACTCTAA
- a CDS encoding potassium channel family protein, translating into MNLIPLVLGIVFLVVAVGDLLWTTLWVEGGAGPLTSRVMEGAWRTIRKLGGRRSRVLTLAGPVTLLLGLTVWIGLLWSGWALVFAGAENSLIDTRDPGPISWVERFYFAGYSLFTMGNGDFTPKDGIWQIVTSLTTASGMLFVTLIVSYVISVLEAVTQKRAFASNVSGLGQRGEAIVRTAWDGERFQGLELPLNSFTSEINELTTNHQAYPVLHYFYTDQREYATVLSIVALDEALTLLRFGVPEDERPSKAILENARASVGNYLELVTSSFGHTAAQTPPSPDLDIVREADVPTVSDEMFSQSLSESEKRRKGLLGLVEADARDWPISDGE; encoded by the coding sequence ATGAATCTCATTCCATTGGTCCTGGGTATCGTCTTCCTCGTCGTCGCGGTCGGTGACCTCCTCTGGACGACGCTTTGGGTAGAGGGTGGAGCAGGCCCCTTGACATCCCGAGTGATGGAGGGGGCGTGGCGAACGATTCGAAAGCTCGGCGGTCGGCGCTCTCGAGTTCTAACCCTCGCCGGCCCTGTCACTCTCCTCCTCGGTCTAACGGTATGGATCGGACTCCTTTGGTCGGGATGGGCCCTTGTCTTCGCGGGGGCCGAGAATTCGCTCATCGACACTCGGGACCCCGGTCCTATCTCCTGGGTCGAGCGCTTCTACTTCGCCGGCTACTCGTTATTCACAATGGGGAATGGGGACTTCACGCCGAAAGACGGCATCTGGCAGATCGTGACTAGTCTCACGACTGCAAGCGGGATGCTCTTTGTCACGCTGATCGTCAGCTACGTGATCTCTGTCCTCGAGGCCGTCACGCAAAAACGGGCGTTCGCCAGCAACGTCAGTGGCCTGGGACAGCGAGGTGAGGCGATCGTTCGGACCGCGTGGGATGGTGAGCGGTTCCAGGGTCTCGAACTGCCATTGAACTCGTTCACGAGCGAGATCAACGAACTCACGACGAACCACCAGGCCTACCCAGTCTTACACTACTTCTACACCGACCAGCGTGAGTACGCCACCGTCCTCAGTATCGTCGCCCTCGATGAGGCCTTGACACTCCTGCGATTCGGCGTGCCGGAGGACGAGCGGCCGAGTAAAGCCATCCTCGAAAACGCCCGTGCAAGCGTTGGGAATTACCTCGAATTGGTCACGTCGTCGTTCGGTCATACCGCCGCGCAGACGCCGCCTTCTCCCGATCTCGATATTGTTCGTGAAGCAGATGTCCCAACAGTCTCTGACGAAATGTTTTCCCAGTCACTTAGCGAGTCGGAGAAACGGCGAAAGGGATTGCTTGGGCTCGTAGAGGCCGATGCTCGTGACTGGCCCATCTCGGACGGGGAATGA
- a CDS encoding cell wall-binding repeat-containing protein: MSDRSRRKFLRDLAALPAGATLGGAALTYREVSSSSQGPHRGPESADFDDETVTTMTTRLAGANDYETATAFTQNVYQAINDHTRPGAAILINDSNLAAALPGVAVIHHPIDGAVLLTAQDSLPDATREEIERLHPEGVHVDGDVQVYIVGGERYISRDVEETVKQMGLKTNRIGGDSPAEVAANVDQYLSTIHANHRDTAFIADIENAQTAIPAQSWNAHGGDGFLYVDSDRIPEVTQRQLEARFDEAYMYLFGDESKISSRVARELGRFGHVQRIPQGSNPYKVSVGFAGYKDIGRNQGWIFGEWPRNLGWGIAESGHNFIFTNPENWQTALPASVESHRGKHGPMLHVRQDTIPETVGNYLTNLTRPHEAAPYDRKYNHGWIVGDTEQISQRVQAQLHAMLQEPVGGQ, from the coding sequence ATGAGCGACCGTAGTCGCCGGAAGTTCCTGCGCGACCTCGCTGCACTGCCGGCCGGGGCGACCCTCGGCGGTGCCGCGCTAACCTACCGAGAGGTGAGTTCGTCCAGCCAGGGTCCACACCGAGGGCCAGAGTCTGCCGACTTCGACGACGAAACTGTTACGACTATGACGACCAGACTCGCCGGCGCGAACGACTACGAGACGGCGACGGCGTTCACACAGAACGTCTACCAGGCCATTAACGACCACACTCGACCAGGAGCTGCGATCCTCATCAACGACAGCAACCTCGCCGCAGCGCTCCCGGGCGTGGCCGTTATCCACCATCCGATAGATGGTGCTGTCCTCCTGACAGCGCAGGACTCACTACCTGATGCGACACGAGAGGAGATCGAACGACTCCACCCCGAAGGCGTCCACGTCGATGGCGACGTCCAGGTATACATCGTGGGCGGTGAACGGTACATCAGCCGCGATGTCGAGGAAACGGTCAAACAGATGGGCCTGAAGACGAACCGGATCGGCGGAGATTCACCCGCAGAGGTTGCGGCGAACGTTGACCAGTACCTCAGCACGATCCACGCGAACCACCGAGACACAGCCTTCATTGCAGACATTGAAAACGCCCAAACTGCAATCCCAGCCCAATCCTGGAACGCTCACGGCGGTGACGGCTTCCTCTACGTCGACAGCGATCGCATCCCTGAAGTCACGCAGCGCCAGCTTGAGGCTCGGTTCGACGAAGCGTACATGTACCTCTTCGGTGACGAGAGTAAAATCAGTTCTCGAGTAGCCCGCGAACTCGGACGGTTCGGACACGTTCAGCGGATCCCGCAGGGCTCCAATCCGTACAAGGTCAGCGTCGGCTTTGCTGGCTACAAGGACATCGGTCGAAATCAGGGTTGGATCTTCGGCGAGTGGCCCCGGAACCTCGGCTGGGGCATCGCCGAATCCGGCCACAACTTCATCTTCACGAACCCCGAGAACTGGCAGACAGCACTCCCAGCAAGCGTCGAAAGCCACAGAGGGAAACACGGCCCGATGCTCCACGTCCGGCAGGACACAATCCCGGAAACGGTCGGGAACTATCTAACCAATCTCACGCGACCACACGAGGCCGCACCGTACGACCGGAAATACAACCACGGCTGGATTGTTGGCGACACTGAGCAGATCAGTCAGCGAGTCCAGGCACAACTCCACGCAATGCTCCAAGAACCCGTAGGTGGACAATGA